In Thermococcus camini, a genomic segment contains:
- the rlmD gene encoding 23S rRNA (uracil(1939)-C(5))-methyltransferase RlmD, with amino-acid sequence MRIGGEIKELSTDGLGVLKKDKGVVYVPFAYPGDVVSVNKTRRRFGRLLAKDFELIEPSPLRGRARCPHFGRCGGCLWQGLRYKEQLRLKARLFERITGIAAEIKGSPKIWGFRNVSNFIVTTSGIGLKEYGNPLRAVNLRECSVFSRRTSEHLRALRAFLAETGMRPWDLKRKAGDVHYLQVREGKFTGEVMVNLIAHVEPSPKAVEAFNDYFRADSLYWSVKRDERDDPRGEPRLTSGEPFIRERIGDVTYLIHPNSFFQTNSYALELLLRAVEGFTDGEKVLDLYSGVGTFGVWLAKRGFEVEGIEINPFAVEMAMKNAELNGVSTTFRVGRAEEARIGDYDTVVVDPPRKGLKEAGELLVRSGVERLLYVSCNPRAFKLDYENHLGKAYRIEGAVLVDMFPHTPHVEAVVGLVRR; translated from the coding sequence ATGCGCATCGGGGGAGAGATAAAGGAACTCAGCACCGATGGCCTTGGTGTGCTGAAGAAGGACAAAGGGGTCGTTTATGTGCCCTTTGCATATCCTGGCGACGTGGTGAGTGTGAATAAAACCCGGAGGCGCTTCGGCAGACTTCTTGCAAAGGATTTTGAGCTCATCGAACCCTCGCCACTCAGGGGGAGGGCGAGATGTCCCCACTTTGGGAGATGCGGCGGCTGCCTCTGGCAGGGATTAAGATATAAGGAGCAGCTCCGCCTGAAGGCGCGGCTCTTCGAGAGGATAACGGGGATAGCGGCAGAGATTAAAGGTTCGCCCAAAATCTGGGGCTTCAGAAACGTGAGCAACTTCATTGTGACCACTTCCGGAATCGGCCTGAAGGAGTACGGAAATCCCCTTAGAGCTGTCAATCTCCGCGAGTGCTCGGTTTTCTCCAGGAGAACGTCCGAGCACCTGCGCGCCCTGAGGGCTTTTCTGGCCGAGACCGGCATGAGGCCCTGGGACTTGAAGAGGAAAGCCGGCGACGTCCACTATCTTCAGGTCAGGGAGGGCAAGTTCACTGGCGAGGTTATGGTGAACCTCATCGCCCACGTCGAGCCGTCCCCCAAGGCTGTCGAGGCTTTCAATGACTACTTCCGGGCGGATTCCCTCTACTGGAGCGTTAAGAGGGACGAGCGGGACGATCCGAGGGGAGAGCCAAGACTTACAAGTGGAGAGCCCTTCATACGCGAGAGGATCGGGGACGTTACATACCTCATTCACCCCAACAGCTTCTTCCAGACCAACAGCTACGCCTTAGAATTGCTCCTCAGGGCGGTTGAGGGCTTCACCGATGGCGAAAAAGTCCTCGACCTCTACTCCGGAGTCGGAACATTCGGCGTCTGGCTGGCTAAGAGGGGTTTCGAGGTTGAGGGGATTGAGATAAACCCCTTCGCGGTGGAGATGGCAATGAAAAACGCCGAGCTGAACGGCGTTAGCACCACTTTCCGTGTCGGCAGGGCGGAGGAGGCCCGGATTGGGGACTACGACACGGTGGTAGTTGATCCGCCGAGGAAGGGGCTGAAGGAAGCCGGAGAGCTGCTCGTCAGGAGCGGAGTTGAGAGGCTCCTTTACGTCTCCTGCAATCCCAGAGCGTTTAAACTCGACTACGAGAACCACCTGGGGAAGGCTTACAGGATTGAGGGGGCAGTTTTGGTTGACATGTTTCCGCATACACCGCACGTTGAGGCCGTGGTGGGGCTCGTTAGACGCTAA
- a CDS encoding dihydropteroate synthase-like protein yields MSEISGGRILLVTGKLAEPLVRKYGKGCDVFVTPVSVAAFLTPEIIVHYLKKAGIRSEDYDLILIPGLVRGSAQLIEDELGIPAFKGPRNAMDLPQTLKALNEGFRLSKELPADELFSFDALKRVEDIRNKTRNRRYIEKALKKPWNIMIGNLPAGRDFPARILGEVVDAPRLGVERTVEKALYYLHEGADIIDVGMVAGETNLDFIEALPEIRERLIENGFEVPISFDSLNTAEIEKALSYADLFLSIDEGNLERLVTQKPVVLIPTNQERGFFPVKPAERVEFLEGLKEKALDLGYNTVIPDLILEHIPHLARSVTAFHLYRERNPRDILLAGVGNVVELYDADSVGMNALLAGIAKELSISLLLTTETSAKARGSVRELRRAIDMNLFEMPKDLGFDLLILKEKRRLDWRFEPAGEIIEAQEKPVKLEPVYFRIWVEEGKLWVNAHRGTELILTIVGEEPNAIIDTVLEHFPVSPRHAFYLGRELERAYTALRLGRSYVQEGELFPEFYLDKKW; encoded by the coding sequence ATGAGCGAAATCTCCGGTGGAAGGATTCTCCTCGTCACTGGAAAACTCGCCGAGCCGCTCGTTAGAAAGTACGGGAAAGGCTGCGACGTCTTCGTTACGCCTGTGAGCGTGGCGGCATTCCTGACGCCCGAGATAATAGTCCATTACCTGAAAAAAGCCGGCATAAGGAGCGAGGACTATGACCTTATCCTAATTCCGGGTCTCGTCCGTGGCTCCGCTCAACTTATCGAGGACGAGCTGGGAATTCCAGCCTTCAAAGGGCCAAGGAACGCGATGGATTTGCCCCAGACGCTTAAGGCCCTGAACGAGGGCTTTAGGCTCAGCAAAGAACTCCCGGCAGATGAACTCTTCTCCTTCGATGCCCTAAAGCGCGTCGAGGACATAAGGAATAAAACCAGAAACAGGCGCTACATAGAGAAGGCCCTCAAAAAGCCGTGGAACATCATGATTGGCAACCTTCCAGCGGGAAGGGACTTCCCGGCGAGGATTTTGGGGGAAGTGGTGGATGCCCCGAGGCTCGGGGTTGAAAGGACCGTCGAGAAGGCCCTCTACTACCTCCATGAGGGGGCCGATATAATCGACGTCGGTATGGTGGCTGGAGAGACCAACCTCGATTTCATTGAGGCCCTCCCTGAAATCCGTGAGCGACTTATAGAGAACGGCTTTGAAGTGCCGATAAGCTTTGACTCCCTCAACACCGCTGAAATCGAGAAGGCCTTAAGCTACGCAGACCTCTTCCTCAGCATTGACGAGGGCAACCTTGAGAGGCTTGTAACTCAAAAGCCGGTCGTTTTGATCCCGACCAATCAGGAAAGGGGATTCTTTCCGGTTAAACCGGCCGAGAGGGTTGAGTTTCTTGAAGGACTGAAGGAGAAGGCCCTTGATTTGGGTTATAATACGGTAATCCCAGATTTAATTCTTGAACACATTCCACACTTAGCGCGCTCGGTAACTGCTTTCCACCTCTACCGCGAGAGAAATCCCAGGGATATCCTTTTGGCCGGGGTTGGAAACGTGGTCGAGCTCTACGACGCTGACAGCGTTGGAATGAACGCCCTATTGGCTGGAATTGCGAAGGAGCTCTCGATAAGTCTGCTCCTCACGACCGAGACGAGTGCAAAAGCAAGGGGCTCAGTTCGGGAGCTGAGGAGAGCTATAGACATGAACCTCTTCGAGATGCCCAAGGATTTAGGCTTTGACCTGCTGATCCTCAAGGAGAAGAGAAGACTCGATTGGAGGTTTGAACCGGCTGGTGAGATTATCGAGGCCCAGGAAAAACCGGTTAAACTTGAGCCCGTCTACTTCAGGATATGGGTCGAGGAAGGGAAGCTGTGGGTGAACGCCCACCGCGGAACCGAGCTAATCCTCACGATAGTCGGCGAGGAGCCAAACGCGATAATCGACACGGTTCTTGAGCATTTCCCGGTTTCCCCGAGGCACGCATTCTACCTCGGCAGGGAGCTTGAGAGGGCTTACACAGCGCTAAGGCTGGGGAGGAGCTACGTCCAGGAGGGAGAGCTTTTCCCGGAGTTCTACCTGGACAAAAAATGGTGA
- a CDS encoding metallophosphoesterase family protein, whose protein sequence is MRFAHIADVHLGREQFNQPFRYDDYLGVFRESIEKAVKARVDFILIAGDLFHVSRPSPRTIRDAVEVLELPRRKGIPVFAIEGNHDKTIRETSVFDLLEHLGLIYTVGLKREPREGEFQRSRKISENRYLVWGQVGDVEIHGLRHHTRWQLIRQDGAVNVLKTLFRGKKGILMLHQAVDYLAKDTPYQDAFDLKLNELPDGFSYYALGHIHVRRTAETTQTGLSGPLVYPGSLERTEVREASHIIRYSLRDKKPKVMESREGPKGFYIVEDFQPEFVEVDARQFYSIRVEGDSKSQLRKRVEEAVSLVPKDAIAVITLEGTIKGGVSLAEFNDLLKDSGIMYYTFRSRVVGETVLSKERLSEEELFTEWERELLLNLRVSPKEFSEGLTEFVSWLIGRYEKGIPEKALKVPETERKEEPEEKGKVSESTAKPEKPKLEKDLGKEPPKKPKPISRPKNPSSLDAWLRRGKP, encoded by the coding sequence ATGAGGTTCGCGCACATCGCTGACGTCCATCTCGGCAGGGAGCAGTTCAACCAGCCCTTCCGCTACGACGACTACCTCGGGGTCTTCAGGGAGTCCATCGAGAAGGCTGTGAAAGCCAGGGTGGACTTCATACTCATCGCCGGCGACCTCTTCCATGTAAGCAGGCCGTCCCCAAGGACGATACGCGACGCGGTTGAGGTTCTTGAGCTCCCGAGGCGGAAGGGAATCCCTGTCTTCGCGATAGAGGGCAACCACGACAAGACCATAAGGGAAACCTCAGTCTTTGACCTCCTTGAGCATCTCGGGCTGATATACACCGTCGGGCTGAAGAGGGAGCCGAGGGAGGGCGAGTTCCAGAGGAGCAGGAAGATAAGTGAGAACCGCTACCTCGTCTGGGGACAGGTCGGGGACGTTGAAATCCACGGCCTCAGACACCACACCCGCTGGCAGCTCATAAGGCAGGACGGGGCTGTAAACGTTCTCAAGACACTCTTCAGGGGAAAGAAGGGCATCCTGATGCTCCACCAGGCGGTCGATTACCTTGCCAAGGACACGCCCTACCAGGACGCCTTTGACCTGAAGCTCAACGAGCTTCCCGACGGCTTTTCCTACTACGCCCTCGGCCACATCCACGTGAGGAGGACAGCGGAAACGACCCAAACGGGACTGAGCGGGCCTCTAGTCTATCCGGGCTCGCTGGAGAGGACGGAAGTAAGGGAGGCGAGCCATATAATCCGCTATTCCCTGAGGGACAAAAAGCCGAAGGTCATGGAGAGCAGAGAGGGGCCGAAGGGGTTTTACATCGTCGAGGACTTTCAGCCGGAGTTCGTAGAAGTCGATGCGAGGCAGTTCTACTCGATCAGGGTGGAGGGAGACAGCAAGTCCCAGCTCAGGAAGAGGGTTGAGGAAGCTGTTTCGCTCGTCCCGAAGGACGCGATAGCGGTTATAACGCTCGAAGGGACGATTAAAGGCGGAGTGAGCCTGGCCGAGTTCAACGACCTCCTTAAAGATTCGGGGATAATGTACTACACCTTCAGGAGCAGGGTCGTCGGGGAGACGGTGCTTTCCAAGGAGAGGCTGAGCGAGGAGGAGCTGTTCACCGAATGGGAGCGGGAGCTCCTTCTGAACCTGAGGGTCTCCCCAAAGGAGTTCTCCGAAGGGCTCACCGAGTTCGTCTCCTGGCTGATCGGGAGGTACGAGAAGGGGATCCCGGAAAAAGCCCTGAAAGTTCCAGAAACTGAAAGGAAGGAAGAACCCGAGGAGAAGGGGAAAGTGTCCGAGAGCACCGCCAAGCCGGAGAAGCCCAAACTGGAAAAAGATCTGGGGAAAGAGCCTCCCAAAAAGCCCAAACCCATTTCCAGGCCCAAAAACCCATCGAGCCTCGACGCCTGGCTCAGGAGGGGTAAGCCGTGA
- a CDS encoding ATP-binding protein — MVGNGAVGIVFGESSTDHFTFIVNPRNELPRFGEFLVVRNRDGDEVLALLKSIRNINWLMDAGRGSYDYVEKTVNVFSKGVLDKSEAILATAKVLGVLRRHDGEFLTKPAPNRVPIKPGEKVYLARDEDLQKIFSEGHIRLGRLIARSDIEVKLDANRLVSRHFAVLAVTGAGKSNTIAVLTKELVSSVNATVVILDPHGEYQRLSWPGARVNPIKATIDPGRIRLSEFATLLGIAENASLQRRFLGLVYRTVREEMRRKGQVVGGIAFIHEMEDKIEEWIRVYENTDDKIIHYYDEKGIETPRKIQSRDIEALIRLKDYLSELRANFGEFISPVNVLSEIRPGMVNVIDLSGMEEEQMITLASFVLRGILKNRIDYVKGVRTNDRTLVREVSERYPALTRPVLIIVEEAHIFAPRGEKNPATLWLGKIAREGRKFGVGLGIVSQRPKKLDDDILSQTNTKIILKLVEPNDQRYVQQASEQISEDLLSDIASLGVGEAVIVGYAITIPAMVKIYSFEKDMKGHYGGGDIDIVGEWLAGRDEEEVSEEEAIEALPL; from the coding sequence ATGGTCGGAAACGGTGCTGTTGGAATAGTTTTTGGCGAATCAAGCACGGATCACTTCACGTTCATAGTGAACCCAAGGAACGAGCTGCCCCGCTTCGGGGAGTTTCTGGTCGTTAGAAACCGGGACGGTGATGAGGTTTTAGCGCTTCTGAAGTCAATTAGGAACATAAACTGGCTGATGGACGCCGGCAGGGGGAGCTACGACTACGTTGAGAAGACAGTGAACGTATTCTCAAAGGGCGTCCTGGACAAGAGCGAGGCGATTCTGGCGACGGCGAAGGTTCTCGGCGTGCTGAGGAGGCACGACGGCGAGTTCCTGACGAAGCCCGCCCCGAACCGCGTCCCGATAAAGCCGGGCGAGAAGGTCTACCTCGCGAGGGACGAGGACCTCCAGAAAATCTTCTCGGAGGGGCACATACGCCTCGGCAGGCTAATAGCAAGGAGCGATATAGAGGTCAAGCTCGATGCCAACAGACTGGTTTCAAGGCATTTTGCAGTTTTAGCCGTCACCGGTGCCGGAAAGTCCAACACGATAGCGGTTCTCACGAAGGAGCTGGTGAGCAGCGTCAACGCCACGGTTGTTATTCTCGACCCCCACGGGGAGTACCAGAGGCTCAGCTGGCCCGGCGCGCGCGTGAACCCGATAAAGGCCACAATTGACCCCGGAAGGATAAGGCTGAGCGAGTTCGCCACACTGCTCGGAATAGCTGAAAACGCCAGTCTGCAGAGGCGCTTCCTGGGGCTGGTTTACAGGACGGTCAGGGAGGAGATGCGGAGGAAGGGGCAGGTCGTCGGCGGGATTGCCTTCATCCACGAGATGGAGGACAAGATAGAGGAGTGGATAAGGGTTTACGAGAACACCGACGACAAGATCATTCACTACTACGATGAGAAGGGCATAGAGACGCCAAGGAAAATACAGTCAAGGGACATAGAGGCCCTCATAAGGCTGAAGGACTACCTCAGCGAGCTCAGGGCCAACTTCGGCGAGTTCATCAGTCCGGTTAATGTGCTGAGCGAGATAAGGCCGGGGATGGTGAACGTTATAGACCTCAGCGGAATGGAAGAGGAACAGATGATAACGCTGGCAAGCTTCGTCCTCCGCGGAATCCTCAAGAACAGGATAGACTACGTTAAGGGTGTCAGAACCAACGACAGGACCCTCGTCAGGGAGGTTTCCGAGAGGTATCCGGCTTTAACGAGGCCCGTGCTGATCATAGTGGAGGAGGCACACATATTCGCGCCGAGGGGAGAGAAGAACCCCGCAACTCTGTGGCTCGGCAAGATAGCTAGAGAGGGCAGGAAGTTCGGCGTGGGCCTCGGAATAGTGTCGCAGAGGCCGAAGAAGCTGGACGACGATATACTCAGCCAGACGAACACCAAGATAATCCTCAAGCTCGTCGAGCCGAACGACCAGCGCTACGTCCAGCAGGCGAGCGAGCAGATAAGCGAGGATCTGCTGAGCGACATAGCATCGCTGGGCGTTGGTGAGGCGGTAATAGTGGGCTATGCGATAACGATCCCGGCGATGGTGAAGATATACAGCTTCGAGAAGGACATGAAGGGCCACTACGGCGGCGGGGACATAGACATCGTCGGCGAGTGGCTCGCGGGGAGGGACGAGGAAGAGGTCAGCGAGGAGGAGGCCATAGAGGCCCTCCCGCTGTGA
- a CDS encoding DNA double-strand break repair nuclease NurA, whose product MERISDAHVRAMRDYLENQLGLMEELTREISKSYQWLPFPEPKRASVYAVDGSRMMKRLSGAIIYGVASVAIGENLYHWSEVGFVSPYKHVDERIRIHMELLEKRIGAMASEMGAELVLMDGTISGSIIRPPSYIGSNTDKMFKRHSDELVALADGFLKLLDEKWEFWLETLERDGIINTPTLVARGDGRKGIFTLLKERGVEEAKITRWGDDYEDVIILLEYLEFLHALDRLLAARTAAIAKTFYRDDIVRQVRPGTPMLDVPVLDMISKEAGYVPFRYSREEKRKFPDVVEKLMDMGHFGNLMRLLDKTKDGYRVKVRPFYVRFVDGGVIYLLEVPGESERDALETLSMMLSVAEDEYVIPLEYAHHSVVIKKQEFDAYVSAVLSALVGEDERFLSFLRYGREPLE is encoded by the coding sequence TTGGAGCGTATTAGCGACGCCCACGTAAGGGCGATGAGGGACTACCTGGAGAACCAGCTGGGGCTCATGGAAGAACTTACCCGGGAGATATCGAAGAGCTATCAGTGGCTGCCCTTCCCCGAGCCCAAAAGGGCCAGCGTTTACGCCGTTGACGGCAGCAGGATGATGAAGCGCCTCAGCGGGGCGATAATCTATGGCGTTGCCTCGGTCGCCATCGGGGAGAACCTGTACCACTGGAGCGAAGTCGGCTTCGTGTCGCCGTACAAGCACGTTGACGAGAGGATAAGGATTCACATGGAGCTTCTTGAGAAGCGCATAGGTGCCATGGCGTCGGAGATGGGGGCCGAGCTGGTGCTGATGGACGGCACGATAAGCGGCTCGATAATTCGTCCCCCCAGCTATATCGGGAGCAACACGGATAAAATGTTCAAGAGGCACAGCGACGAGCTGGTTGCCCTGGCAGATGGCTTTCTAAAGCTCCTGGATGAGAAATGGGAGTTCTGGTTGGAGACGCTTGAGAGGGACGGCATCATAAACACCCCGACTCTCGTTGCGAGGGGGGATGGCAGGAAGGGAATATTCACGCTGCTCAAGGAAAGGGGCGTCGAGGAGGCCAAGATAACCCGCTGGGGGGACGATTACGAGGACGTGATAATCCTCCTGGAGTACCTCGAGTTCCTTCACGCCCTCGACAGGCTCCTCGCCGCCAGAACTGCCGCGATAGCCAAGACATTCTACCGCGACGACATAGTGAGGCAGGTAAGGCCGGGCACCCCAATGCTCGACGTCCCTGTTCTGGACATGATTTCAAAGGAGGCAGGCTACGTGCCGTTCAGGTACTCGAGGGAGGAGAAGAGGAAGTTCCCGGATGTCGTTGAGAAACTTATGGACATGGGGCACTTCGGGAACCTCATGAGGCTCCTCGACAAGACCAAAGACGGCTACAGAGTAAAGGTGCGGCCCTTCTACGTCCGCTTCGTGGACGGCGGCGTCATATACCTTCTGGAGGTACCCGGTGAGAGCGAGCGAGATGCCCTCGAAACACTTTCGATGATGCTCTCCGTCGCAGAGGATGAATACGTCATCCCGCTGGAGTACGCCCACCATTCCGTTGTCATCAAAAAGCAGGAGTTCGACGCATACGTGAGCGCAGTGCTGAGCGCGCTGGTTGGAGAAGACGAGAGGTTCCTCAGCTTTCTGCGCTACGGGAGAGAGCCGCTGGAGTGA
- the gyaR gene encoding glyoxylate reductase, which yields MMPKVFITRAIPENGIELLREHFQVEVWDSEHEIPREVLLQKVREVDALVTMLSERIDKEIFDAAPKLRIVANYAVGYDNIDVEEATRRGIYVTNTPDVLTDATADFAWTLLLATARRLIEADRFTRSGEWKREGIAWHPLMLLGYDVYGKTIGIVGFGRIGQAVAKRARGFGMRILYYSRGRKPEVEKELGAEFRPLDELLRESDFVVLAVPLTKETYRMIGERELKLMRKTAILVNIARGKVVDTEALVKALKEGWIAGAGLDVYEEEPYYNEELFSFDNVVLAPHIGSATYGAREGMAELVARNLIAFKNGEVPPTLVNKEVVKVRKPGFE from the coding sequence GTGATGCCGAAGGTCTTCATCACCCGTGCCATTCCTGAGAACGGAATTGAGCTTCTCAGGGAGCACTTCCAGGTCGAGGTCTGGGATAGTGAACACGAGATTCCGAGGGAAGTCCTGCTCCAGAAGGTTCGTGAGGTTGATGCACTCGTTACCATGCTCAGCGAGCGGATTGATAAAGAAATCTTCGATGCCGCTCCAAAGCTCAGGATCGTGGCCAACTACGCGGTCGGCTACGACAACATAGACGTCGAAGAGGCAACGAGGAGGGGAATCTACGTCACGAACACCCCCGACGTCCTCACCGATGCAACGGCGGACTTCGCTTGGACCCTTCTGCTTGCCACCGCAAGAAGGCTCATCGAGGCGGACAGGTTCACACGCTCCGGCGAGTGGAAGAGGGAAGGAATAGCCTGGCACCCGCTCATGCTCCTGGGGTACGACGTCTATGGCAAGACGATTGGTATAGTCGGCTTCGGCAGAATCGGTCAGGCAGTGGCGAAAAGAGCCAGGGGCTTCGGCATGAGAATCCTCTACTACTCAAGGGGCAGGAAGCCAGAAGTTGAAAAGGAGCTCGGCGCTGAGTTCAGGCCATTGGATGAGCTTCTCAGGGAGAGCGACTTCGTGGTTTTGGCAGTCCCCCTGACGAAGGAAACTTACCGCATGATAGGCGAACGGGAGCTTAAGCTCATGAGGAAAACGGCAATACTGGTAAACATCGCCAGGGGAAAAGTCGTTGATACAGAGGCGCTCGTCAAAGCTTTAAAGGAGGGCTGGATCGCCGGGGCCGGTCTGGACGTCTACGAGGAGGAGCCCTACTACAACGAAGAGCTCTTCAGCTTCGACAACGTTGTTTTGGCACCGCACATAGGCAGCGCGACCTATGGCGCGAGGGAGGGCATGGCCGAGCTCGTGGCGAGGAATTTGATAGCCTTCAAGAATGGGGAGGTTCCGCCGACGCTGGTCAATAAAGAAGTTGTGAAGGTCAGGAAGCCGGGGTTTGAGTGA
- the rad50 gene encoding DNA double-strand break repair ATPase Rad50: MRIRRIKIRNFRAHEMSEVEFSDGINLLIGQNGAGKSSILEAIFAALYMGHPSFPRGYLQANTRVGSTGGLGLTLEFEHNGKSYRIVRDSKKSELLEDRETIAEKSSDVARWVERNVYPIQVFTNALYIRQGEIEGIITNREVMEKVLRKVLGIEDYENAERNAADVIRELKRRRDYLRKLIERKAEVVENLHDAEKRFSETLRRISELRERVGELEGAFRKAEEDYSRLKALKSELEGLEKRKAVLEQRIEAEKGRIEDYEARIEEVKKEIGELEDKLARLGELEPLEKEYLKLKSLLSLKDELAKLETAEARLAEKKKVLEERAARIDEVSAKIAELEGEEKSLRETYEELKRKNGLYQRALQRKAEAERYLRELERAGVTPESLEKELKAVENAKEELENLHEEVTGIREEIAALNGLKESLIENLSKLEGARVCPLCKRPIEEHDEEEIRAEYDAEITSIEKKLNKLSKKLKKLNEREIELKGIIRGESKLIRLKKTADLLREAEEKLAKYDLEELEKAAEEFEKAKARLIEIKKELRHLREEFEELEKAKAELGRIEKKLQEIGRETRRIMERLENEGFGSFEAVEERMKELEPAYREYLSLKDVPAQLERTKKKLSLLEKRRDESVEALRKLEGELKELGAKMEKLSREFSEEAYAEAEKRYMATARELEKARMELKGAEELRDEVMRLLDELKAKKKEIEGAEKELETVEKAMADMTAFKEKVARLKAEEELRGLEEVQKLAGETFSEMTEGKYQGIKLKREKKFGKERIELKVLYAGNEVGLEFLSGGERITLGLAFRLALSLYKVGNLELLILDEPTPFLDEERRKKLVEIISSQLRKIPQVIIVSHDEELKDAADYVIRVLNVGGKSRVEVESIGAY, translated from the coding sequence GTGAGGATAAGGAGGATAAAGATCAGGAACTTCAGGGCACACGAGATGAGCGAGGTGGAGTTCAGCGACGGCATAAACCTGCTGATAGGCCAGAACGGAGCAGGCAAAAGCTCGATCCTCGAGGCGATTTTCGCGGCCCTCTACATGGGGCACCCGAGCTTCCCGAGGGGCTACCTCCAGGCAAACACCCGCGTCGGCTCGACCGGCGGACTGGGATTAACGCTGGAGTTCGAGCACAACGGGAAGAGCTACAGAATCGTCAGGGACTCCAAGAAGAGCGAGCTCCTTGAGGACAGGGAGACGATAGCGGAGAAGAGCTCCGACGTGGCGCGCTGGGTCGAGAGGAACGTCTACCCGATCCAGGTATTCACCAACGCGCTCTACATAAGGCAGGGCGAGATAGAGGGTATAATCACGAACCGCGAGGTAATGGAAAAGGTCCTGCGCAAGGTCCTGGGCATAGAGGACTACGAAAACGCCGAGAGGAACGCGGCGGACGTGATAAGGGAACTCAAGCGGAGGAGGGACTACCTCAGGAAGCTCATCGAGAGAAAGGCCGAGGTGGTGGAGAACCTCCACGATGCCGAGAAGCGCTTCTCCGAGACGCTGAGGAGGATAAGCGAGCTTAGAGAGCGGGTTGGAGAACTTGAAGGTGCCTTCAGAAAAGCGGAGGAGGATTACTCGCGCCTCAAGGCCCTGAAGAGCGAGCTTGAGGGGCTGGAGAAGAGGAAGGCGGTTCTTGAGCAGAGGATAGAGGCCGAGAAGGGCAGAATAGAGGACTATGAAGCCCGGATCGAGGAAGTGAAGAAGGAGATAGGAGAGCTCGAGGATAAGCTCGCACGCCTCGGGGAGCTCGAGCCCCTCGAAAAGGAGTACCTGAAGCTGAAGTCGCTCCTCTCCCTCAAGGACGAGCTGGCAAAGCTTGAAACTGCTGAAGCAAGACTGGCGGAGAAGAAAAAGGTCCTCGAGGAGAGGGCCGCCAGGATCGATGAAGTCTCTGCAAAGATAGCGGAGCTCGAAGGGGAAGAAAAGTCCCTCCGCGAGACCTACGAGGAGCTGAAGAGGAAGAACGGCCTCTACCAGCGCGCCCTCCAGCGGAAGGCCGAGGCGGAGAGGTACCTGAGAGAACTCGAGCGGGCAGGGGTTACCCCCGAGAGCCTGGAAAAGGAGCTAAAAGCGGTCGAGAACGCCAAGGAGGAGCTTGAGAACCTCCACGAGGAAGTGACGGGGATACGGGAGGAGATAGCGGCTCTCAACGGACTGAAGGAGAGCCTCATCGAGAACCTCTCGAAGCTGGAAGGTGCCAGGGTCTGCCCGCTGTGCAAGAGGCCCATCGAGGAGCACGACGAGGAGGAGATACGGGCGGAGTACGACGCCGAGATAACCTCCATCGAGAAGAAGCTGAATAAGCTATCAAAGAAGCTCAAAAAGCTCAACGAACGGGAAATCGAGCTTAAGGGGATTATCAGGGGGGAGTCAAAGCTCATAAGGCTGAAGAAGACGGCGGACCTCCTGCGGGAGGCCGAGGAGAAGCTGGCGAAGTACGACCTGGAGGAACTCGAGAAGGCCGCGGAGGAGTTTGAAAAGGCCAAGGCAAGGCTCATCGAGATAAAGAAGGAGCTGAGGCACCTCAGGGAGGAGTTTGAGGAGCTCGAGAAAGCAAAAGCCGAGCTGGGGAGGATAGAGAAAAAGCTCCAGGAGATAGGCAGGGAAACGAGGAGGATAATGGAAAGGCTGGAGAACGAGGGCTTCGGCTCGTTCGAGGCCGTTGAGGAAAGGATGAAGGAGCTCGAGCCAGCCTACCGCGAGTACCTCTCGCTCAAGGACGTCCCGGCTCAGCTTGAGAGGACGAAGAAGAAGCTCTCCCTCCTGGAGAAGAGGCGCGATGAAAGCGTTGAGGCCCTCAGAAAACTGGAGGGAGAGCTCAAGGAGCTGGGGGCGAAGATGGAAAAGCTCTCGCGGGAGTTCTCGGAGGAAGCCTACGCAGAGGCAGAGAAGAGGTACATGGCGACCGCGAGGGAACTTGAGAAAGCCAGAATGGAGCTCAAGGGCGCTGAAGAGCTGAGGGACGAGGTAATGAGGCTCCTCGACGAGCTGAAGGCAAAGAAGAAGGAGATAGAAGGGGCCGAAAAGGAGCTGGAGACCGTCGAGAAGGCCATGGCAGACATGACCGCGTTCAAGGAGAAGGTGGCGAGGCTCAAGGCCGAGGAGGAGCTCAGGGGGCTCGAGGAGGTGCAGAAGCTCGCCGGCGAGACCTTCTCGGAGATGACGGAGGGCAAGTACCAGGGGATAAAGCTCAAACGCGAGAAGAAGTTCGGAAAGGAGCGGATAGAGCTGAAGGTGCTCTACGCCGGCAACGAGGTCGGTCTGGAGTTCCTGAGCGGAGGGGAGAGAATAACGCTTGGTTTAGCGTTCCGCCTGGCGCTCTCTCTCTACAAGGTGGGGAACCTTGAGCTTCTGATCCTGGACGAACCCACGCCCTTCCTGGATGAGGAGCGCAGGAAGAAGCTCGTGGAGATTATATCGAGCCAGCTGAGGAAGATACCGCAGGTCATAATCGTTTCCCACGACGAGGAGCTGAAGGACGCGGCGGACTACGTGATAAGGGTCCTGAACGTCGGCGGCAAGAGCCGCGTGGAGGTGGAGAGCATTGGAGCGTATTAG